The stretch of DNA GTGTAATGGGTGCAAAGAGAAGGTGGGGTCCTTCACCGCGTACCGTATGTGGGAGTGGGGTGTAGTTGATACCATGCCAGAACACCTGAATGGGTCCCTCACCCGTTGCATTGCAGAAAATCACAACATTCTCTCCGGATTTCACGACAATCGGCATTGCGGGTGAAAAGGTGATCATTGGCACGTCCAAGACGACAACTTGAGTGAGTGCAATGATAAATGGCACCTCTGTGTCCAGCATTACACATTCATACGTTCCTGCTGCATCGGGTTCCGTGCGTTCAATCACGAGTGTGCCACCAGTTAGGTTTGCACTATGTGGCAATGGGTAGCCATCCGTACGACGCCACGTTGTCATGCGATAGGAATCTTTAGGAAAAATAATGGCATTAATAACAAACAAGTAAAGAATAATTGAAGAAATCAGCGAGCTTACCTTCAACCTCACACGATAGCTGTGCCCTTTGACCCACGTTCACGGTGTAGGTATGATGAGCAGTATCCCCTTCACCGGGACGAATCCTCGATGGATCTTGCGGGTAGATGGAGCCCGAATGTCCCGGATAGTCACGATCATGGGGTCCAACATCACCACGCTTCCCCTTCACAATAACCCGGATAAAGTGCTCATCCTGCCCAGCTGAGCTATTTGCCAAACATCTATACATTCCAGCATCATTGGGTTTCACTTCGAACTTCTGTATCACAACAGGACTCCTCTGGGATGGTCTTGCGCCAAAATGATTCGGTGCCCCCATATTTGGGGCAATCCACTGAACCGTTGGCGCTGGGAAGCCAATTGCACGGCATGTGAGTGTCAATTCATCACCTTCGGTGACCTCCAATGTGTCCATGGCTGGCTCAATTGTCACCTCAGGTGGTTGATGGACATTCAAGACAGCCGTAGCTGATGTACTTCCTGCAATATTCTCCCCAATACATTGGTACGAACCACCATCTTCAATTGCGGCATTCCTTATGATGATTGTCCCAGGATATTTGTCATCCACATTCAATGGCAATGGCTTATTGTCCAAACGTACCCATCGTACCACTGGTGTTGGTATTCCGGCAACACTGCGACAACTTAGCATTGCTGATTCACCAATACGAATGGTCTGTGGCCCCTTTGGATGTAGCTCCACTATTGGTGCTTGTCGCTCTGTGCAAAGTTATAATTAAAAGTCAttaattagtgaaactttttatttttgcaaaacggggtcattttttattatcttttctctgtgatttttatcgtttttagAGATCATTTGTGTAGAAACATATctataattaaattcagtTGTGATTTTGTGATTGAAGAGTAAAGTTCGGTGCGAATTCTCctcaaataaatgaataaaatgcaatatagtgttgaaaaatatcaagatTCAAGTGATTTTCGTGTGAAAGTAGTTAATTTTGCTCTTGCTGATTATGGCGGAATGCTAAAATGGCGCGGAAGGGAACGCGTCCTTGATATTGGATGTGGTCCTGGTGACGTAACACATCAATGTTTCTTCCCATTGCTACCTCATGACTTTGAGGAGCTTGTGTGTGGTGATTTATCACCTGAAATGCTTCAAGTGGCTGAAAAAGAATTCCTCGGTGTTGAGCACGTTAGTTTCGTGCAAATGGACATTCGAGAAACTCCTAATGATGCCCAAAAGGAATCTTTTGATCGAATCTTCTCCACATTGTGCTTCATGTACATAGCTGATCAGGAAAATGcattcaaaaatgtttttgatctCCTTGCACCAGGGGGAGATTGTTGGATAATGCAAGTAACAACGAGTCCTGTTATTCAGCCATTATTTCAACTTGCTGACACAACAAAATGGCGGGAGAAGCTAAAGGATCTGAGggaaatcttaatttttcccTTCTGGAATGATTCAGATCCCGTGGGAACTGCTGAAGGATTCATGAAATCCATTGGATTTGAGGATATTGAAATCTATTTGCAAGATGGCTACGTTCAATTTGAATCTGAGGAGAAATTTGAAGGTAAATTATTTTGACATGtctatttgacatttctttgaCAACTCCAGAATGactttcaatgatttttttttgcagctttCATGGACAGCCTGCCAATATATTCAGCTAACTTAACAGAAGAGGATAGAAGGGATCTTCTACAAGaacaaattgaaattgcaaaatcactaaatgtatttaaaaatgattcacaaGAAACACCCCAGGAACCTTATAAAATCTTAATTACTTATGGAAGAAAAccaatgaattaaattaacctttggaatgcggaggccttggtagttacgtagaatgcgaaggtgagGTCGTtaaacgaccccaaaaagaaggccaattttctcgcaaactatacaacctggagttgtcgggttagtgcttatagattccttatatagtcctcttgcaccctgcaccacaaattcgctACCCTAAAACacttagaaggagatattagggaaaaacatttttcactcatttttcacaatttcttcttgagaaatttgccaagaaagttAACcccaactgctatttttttttcactcttccccacatttccCTCACTTCCCGTAACGTGATAAATggattgttttgcacatttagatgcttctaattatgttttatgttgtttatgctctaagaaattttccgcagcatgaccgttacaccaatttttgaattcccttcttctacatttttcttaataacttttcttgtggtggtcggattgagctgaaatttttacacaacctcctcagataaccaaggaacttatttccaaaagatgggaatggtatctttatTGAGTTATAGCTATATATTTATAGTTATtaagagaatttctttaaataaattgtaatacttaaaaaaaaagcctctgattttcttttacattattagtcgttaaaaactaatttaagcACATCTGTTTGTAaaccaaaattaaataatttcttttagtataaaaaaataaaatttactacaaaaatgtaaaaattagaaattattaaaacattcttttaattGCTTAGAATGAATCTTTTAAAGCAACATATAGAAGAAactttctttgcaatttccttCCAGatatttctaaaagaatttccacgagaaaaaattattaattgaattagaaCAAACCTAATTTTTCTCCATTGTTCTCTTGGAAGCATGGTGTTAAAGACAATTAAGTTAATTAGGTTAAAAAGGATACCTAAAAGgtaataaaaagcaataaattcaaataaaattctctgacTTACGGTCAATCTCAATGATGGTGCTGATCTGATCAGTTCCTTCGGAATTCTCCGCTACGCAGACATAAACACCCCTGTTGTACTGCTTGGCACCCAAAATACGCAGCTGATTCCCAATTTGTTGGACATTCGGGTCGAAGGCATCGTGCAATTTTGTCCATTTAACGGTTGGCAGAGGACTTCCGGTTGCATCGCATGCCAAGTAGAGATCTGCATTCTCAATGAGCAGATGACTCTGCTCCAGTGGACGAATCTTCGGGTAGGATCTTGCTTCGTGTTCAATAATCGTCAAATTGGCTACTGTTGTGAATTGCTGCCCTGTCGGGTGCAATGCCGTGCAAACGTACTGCCCAGAGTCATCCTCACGTGCATTCTCAATGCTCAAAATGTGACCCCTGACAATGGCACTCGGTGGCAGCCACATAGTGTACTCCTTGCGCCAGGAGATTTGTCCATCACCAATACAACGGAACTCCACACTATCTCCGGGACGTCCCGTGTAGCTTTGTGGGATGATGGAAATTTCCGTGATTGGTGGTGGGTAGACCGCCTGCTCACGTACACGCACAATGAGTGTCTTGCTATCTTCACCATCCTTATTCCTTGCCGTACACCTGTATTGTCCCTCATCAGCCTTGCGAATTGACCCAAAGCGCAAAACTCCGGAATTCTCAGGTGTCAACAATACAGTACTCCTACCAAGAGCATCAATTCGCTCCCACACAATTATCGGTGGGGGTGATCCTGTTGCTTCACACGTCACCTGAGCCGTGGTGTACTCCTCCACATCGAGACTCGATGGGTAGAAATTCACCTCTGGGCGACGTGAGTAGCTAACAGTGATGGAGACACGTTGCTCCACAACTTCCTCACCCTTCTCGCCGCGACACACGTACACGCCGCTGTCGTCAACTTGTGTATTGGTGATGACAAGGGTACCACGATCGGTATGAGCACGCTCCGATAGGCGTCCATCGAGCTTAAACCAACGCACCACAATTGGAAGGTTGGAGATCACATGACGACCCGTGCAGTTGATATACACCGTCTGACCAACTTCCACAATTTGCAGCGTTGGTGCTGTGACCACAACGGAAATTGTGGGTGAATCGGGTGTCACGGGGGCTTCGGGGATGTCGCACATCTCACCCGTGTACCCAGGTAGGCAGTGGCATGTGAGACGCCTGTAGGCATCCTCACTGCAGGATTCTGCATGCTCTGAGCATGGGCATCGACGACAAACACCCGGACGTCCACCTTGGACTGTTTCGCGATAGTGCATCACATCGCAAGACTCACAGCTGGATCCCGTGTACCCAGGTGGGCAGCGACACACCTCAATGTGATCCGCTGTACCGAGAACTGTGCGCTGCGTAACAGCCGTCTGGAGGATAATATCGCTAATGTGTGTGGATGTTGTGGATTGATGTGTTGTGGCACGAACGAGAATGAATTCCAAATTAGCCAATGCCGTGAGGATATCTTCACGCGTGGCATACTGATAGCCATTCATCCAGGCACCCGCAATGAATGGCACAACCACCGATGAGTGATCTTCATTGTCATTCTGCCATGTCAATGTTAGGCCATTCCCGCGAATAATTACATCACTATCCCTCACATAATCCCCCCGATCTTCAGTACTTAGTTTGTAGGACAACGTACCACCATACGAGTGAATTTGATTCCCAATAAATTGCGATGGGAGACTCCAGTACAATGTACGATCGTCTAACACTTGATACGACACAGTATTCGTGGGGATATCCGTGGCTAATTCCTCATGATCGGCAATAAGTTGATTCTCATTCAGTGTAATGCGGAAGTGATCACTGAATATAATCATTGGAATTTCCTCGCGGTAGAGCCGTGACGCCGCACATGTGTCTGAGGCACCGAAGCAGAAACAACTGGTGCACCCTTCGGGATTTTCTGTTTGCAAATCAAACGTTCCCGGACGGCAGCGATCACACGGCCCACCAATTACATTACTCTTACACTGACACTGATTGTTGCTGCACGACACAAAGCCCCGGCTGTCGCATTGATCGCATCCTGTGAGATCACTACTACCCGTACAATCGTATGGGGTGCCACCTGTTGCATTTCCACGACCATCAATGCACAATTCGCAGTTATCACCCTTCGTGTTGTGTTCGCAGTTCTGCgtacaagaaaaaagaaacgtttaatttattatttaaaaggaaattttctacaagaaaaaatccttcaattcTCTCTTTAGCAATCCCAACAAACTCCAAATGAATCGAAAAACTTACAATGCAAACTCCAGTGATGGGATCGCAATCATTGGAATGTCCATTACATTGGCATGGTTCACAGAGTCCAAGATAGAGCCCCTGATCACTTCTCATGTACCCTTGTGCGCAATCCTCACACGATAAACCCTTGTATCCTTGTGGACATTGACACATTTCCACCTCATACGCCCTGCCACTTGTTTGACCACTTTCTCTGGGCACAGCAATGTCCAGTGAAACATGCGAAAGGCTGCCAGGAATGCGAATAGATCAATCAATGCaaaaaggagaaagaaaaaattaaattaaaaactcacGCAGCTTCCTCCGTTGTTGTTGTATAGGTGGCCTTGATGAAGATGTACGAAACATCAGCCAGTGTCATGAGCAAATGCTCCCGATTGACTTCCTTGCCATCGCTGCGTTGCCATTGGTTCTCAAGAAGGGGCACTGAGTAGGATTGTGGTGTATTTGGGCGAATTTCATCCTTGCGGAAGTGAAGGATTGTAATGTCATTGTCTGACTTGATCACCACGTCGGGGGCACTGTTGCGCGACATTGCTGAACCAGGTTGTGGCGTATAGCGGATTGTGTAGTTGAGAACACCACCGTAGGAAGTAATCTTGTCACCCACAAATCTCGTTGGAAGACTCCAGTAGTACACTTCTGTGTCATCGTGCTGAATATTCCGGAAGACTGTCTCATAGCTCGATGCCTGAATACTCTGTGGGTCACCCAGTTGTGGATCATCGTAGTTGTAGACAATATCAAAGTCACTTCGATCGCGATAGAGTGTGGATTGGATCTAAAGGACAAAGATTAATATTAGggataaaagaaatcaatggaattgaaaattctctgaatttcctttcacgaaataatcttaattaataattattttctctccactagttaaagaagaagatttttatttgttttcagTAAATATACAGAAGAGTCTGTgagttttgaaacatttttagacACACTCTGtacatatttaattattgagcatcaCACCGGGAAGGTCACAGAAAATCAAGATGAGTCTTTATACGTAAAATAATTGGCTGAAAGTCAATCATTTGGGTTGTCAACAAATctgattttcttgaagaaaaattcactgaGTGAACAAATCAAATAGAATCAATTTTTTCGACAAATATTTGGACTAAGAAACATCATGTGGAGCGCTGTTTGATCAACTGGGGCACCACATTGTCTCTCAAAATGGGCAAATAATCcaaatatgccaaaaaaaaagtaacttcAACTCACCGTATCTCTGTAGTAATTGCTGCTCATACACTGCCTTGCAACACCCATGCAGAAGCAATGGATGCATCCATTTGGTGTTTCAGGATTGAGATAGAAGGTATTCGGAGCGCACTGATCGCATCTCCTGCCCAATACGTTATTCTTGCAGATACACCGTCCATCGGGACCCACAGTTCGTGTACCCTGTGGATCACAATCACTTGTCGGTTGCTCACGACAAATATCTCCGGGCACGAGGGGATTCCCAGTGAAGCCAGGAGCGCACTGTTCACACCTCCTACCGGCATATCCGGGTTTACAATTGCACGCAACTTCCCCATCTGCAGCCACATAGCATGAGTAGCCGTAGTTAGTACCATAGGGGCCACCAGGACATGGGCATGTGACGCACG from Lutzomyia longipalpis isolate SR_M1_2022 chromosome 4, ASM2433408v1 encodes:
- the LOC129796373 gene encoding basement membrane-specific heparan sulfate proteoglycan core protein isoform X2 — its product is MRDHGCLGVNNVGDCIWDNVNSDIVFDELPVSPGLATTGAPMVTEEIAGQRNRTEKVHKGMKKKRKDRKRRVKEERKRQRLVKKLRKELKEDLKKDAAAKALKKNEKKKKIRTTPAPFLPFLDTTRSKKRVLRQKSLYDGENDDEDSDFSGSGSIPEITGDRSFQMSFTMLEPWKDDYSNRRSPGYKFIRGNITESLEGFFNDILLDFDDQNHINANVRKLKSNVNNIDVVADVTAEHPVSLAKLSRELGQQIRNYHRIGKLDVEATNYVFNTIVECREDEFRCNDGKCISAQLKCNQIPDCLDNEDEDLPECPIYNCLENEFTCGNGGCIPKENQCDGVTDCQDETDEQDCEDDPTRDISDNDTDQSCTVYEFQCDNGMCIDTRDRCNGREDCSDGSDEQKCEECIGDAFHCNSGECIHQSLRCNKRQDCADLSDEHDCGFDPAGGTCKANEWQCFNGECINKDFVCDGSRDCFDNSDEANCDARQNEPEAVQCASSEFMCDERCIPEDYVCDGRVDCSDASDENDCPTNGEAGQGVGGYPGQPSPPQPFPRLCPELVCRSDYTCFSYSQRCDRVRDCADGTDEEGCPPSPHPQQPPQPSQPTPPSYPVRPDSGAHVIGPSWSQQGDIKLKTYPSDQIIKEGREVVFQCRDEGSARARVRWTRANGALPQNSKDINGRLEISNVQVSDSGEYYCEAVGYQTYSGARTTVYLTVERYNPILDAPVGCPPEKATCMNGECIEKNQVCDGTYDCSDASDETGCSRANSCEPNEFRCANRKCVAKTWRCDGENDCGDNSDEQECATMPPDAPCRFHEFQCKIGQCIPKSYQCDNHPDCFDNSDEIGCSKPTVVQSPPPRMHLSTGSIFNITCRAVGIPMPLVVWRLNWGHIPDKCTTTSVNGYGVLTCPGIEVRDSGAYSCEVINSMGTQFASPDTILVVDGTDVCPSGYFNSKATRQEDCINCFCFGVSTQCSSADLYIYSLPPPVTSLHVVGVTGPWIGEREIDVTPYQAHDIIATKFGIKVRLADSIRETAFYALPREYLGNQLKSYGGFLTYDLEYVGGGPLNQAPDVLVFGNGYKLSHKIRGPITSESLHQVKVEFHVGEWYKDDGRRATREELMMVLANIDNFLIKIKFTDNQPEVQLRNIRLDSAATIDRGLGSATLVEQCRCPVGYSGLSCEECADGYVREETGTWLGRCVKAQTPCPAGTYLPPGELSCVTCPCPGGPYGTNYGYSCYVAADGEVACNCKPGYAGRRCEQCAPGFTGNPLVPGDICREQPTSDCDPQGTRTVGPDGRCICKNNVLGRRCDQCAPNTFYLNPETPNGCIHCFCMGVARQCMSSNYYRDTIQSTLYRDRSDFDIVYNYDDPQLGDPQSIQASSYETVFRNIQHDDTEVYYWSLPTRFVGDKITSYGGVLNYTIRYTPQPGSAMSRNSAPDVVIKSDNDITILHFRKDEIRPNTPQSYSVPLLENQWQRSDGKEVNREHLLMTLADVSYIFIKATYTTTTEEAALSHVSLDIAVPRESGQTSGRAYEVEMCQCPQGYKGLSCEDCAQGYMRSDQGLYLGLCEPCQCNGHSNDCDPITGVCINCEHNTKGDNCELCIDGRGNATGGTPYDCTGSSDLTGCDQCDSRGFVSCSNNQCQCKSNVIGGPCDRCRPGTFDLQTENPEGCTSCFCFGASDTCAASRLYREEIPMIIFSDHFRITLNENQLIADHEELATDIPTNTVSYQVLDDRTLYWSLPSQFIGNQIHSYGGTLSYKLSTEDRGDYVRDSDVIIRGNGLTLTWQNDNEDHSSVVVPFIAGAWMNGYQYATREDILTALANLEFILVRATTHQSTTSTHISDIILQTAVTQRTVLGTADHIEVCRCPPGYTGSSCESCDVMHYRETVQGGRPGVCRRCPCSEHAESCSEDAYRRLTCHCLPGYTGEMCDIPEAPVTPDSPTISVVVTAPTLQIVEVGQTVYINCTGRHVISNLPIVVRWFKLDGRLSERAHTDRGTLVITNTQVDDSGVYVCRGEKGEEVVEQRVSITVSYSRRPEVNFYPSSLDVEEYTTAQVTCEATGSPPPIIVWERIDALGRSTVLLTPENSGVLRFGSIRKADEGQYRCTARNKDGEDSKTLIVRVREQAVYPPPITEISIIPQSYTGRPGDSVEFRCIGDGQISWRKEYTMWLPPSAIVRGHILSIENAREDDSGQYVCTALHPTGQQFTTVANLTIIEHEARSYPKIRPLEQSHLLIENADLYLACDATGSPLPTVKWTKLHDAFDPNVQQIGNQLRILGAKQYNRGVYVCVAENSEGTDQISTIIEIDQRQAPIVELHPKGPQTIRIGESAMLSCRSVAGIPTPVVRWVRLDNKPLPLNVDDKYPGTIIIRNAAIEDGGSYQCIGENIAGSTSATAVLNVHQPPEVTIEPAMDTLEVTEGDELTLTCRAIGFPAPTVQWIAPNMGAPNHFGARPSQRSPVVIQKFEVKPNDAGMYRCLANSSAGQDEHFIRVIVKGKRGDVGPHDRDYPGHSGSIYPQDPSRIRPGEGDTAHHTYTVNVGQRAQLSCEVEDSYRMTTWRRTDGYPLPHSANLTGGTLVIERTEPDAAGTYECVMLDTEVPFIIALTQVVVLDVPMITFSPAMPIVVKSGENVVIFCNATGEGPIQVFWHGINYTPLPHTVRGEGPHLLFAPITQRDAGKYYCTATNVNGNVTKAAEVIVNRNEIVDRQPMYDQVQEVYEGDKVTLDCHVPDQMRMQGIQFMWRRENGQISPNAHYHDGRLTLRDIHTSDAGRYICEMLLPNQSITQSYVDVRIKSEYRRRRHRPHREYPIRNPGGY
- the LOC129796373 gene encoding basement membrane-specific heparan sulfate proteoglycan core protein isoform X1, encoding MAKVCQLFAILAIVVYSFVVPIDKHHVSAVESSRHTSHHQNVATHKDNVNSDIVFDELPVSPGLATTGAPMVTEEIAGQRNRTEKVHKGMKKKRKDRKRRVKEERKRQRLVKKLRKELKEDLKKDAAAKALKKNEKKKKIRTTPAPFLPFLDTTRSKKRVLRQKSLYDGENDDEDSDFSGSGSIPEITGDRSFQMSFTMLEPWKDDYSNRRSPGYKFIRGNITESLEGFFNDILLDFDDQNHINANVRKLKSNVNNIDVVADVTAEHPVSLAKLSRELGQQIRNYHRIGKLDVEATNYVFNTIVECREDEFRCNDGKCISAQLKCNQIPDCLDNEDEDLPECPIYNCLENEFTCGNGGCIPKENQCDGVTDCQDETDEQDCEDDPTRDISDNDTDQSCTVYEFQCDNGMCIDTRDRCNGREDCSDGSDEQKCEECIGDAFHCNSGECIHQSLRCNKRQDCADLSDEHDCGFDPAGGTCKANEWQCFNGECINKDFVCDGSRDCFDNSDEANCDARQNEPEAVQCASSEFMCDERCIPEDYVCDGRVDCSDASDENDCPTNGEAGQGVGGYPGQPSPPQPFPRLCPELVCRSDYTCFSYSQRCDRVRDCADGTDEEGCPPSPHPQQPPQPSQPTPPSYPVRPDSGAHVIGPSWSQQGDIKLKTYPSDQIIKEGREVVFQCRDEGSARARVRWTRANGALPQNSKDINGRLEISNVQVSDSGEYYCEAVGYQTYSGARTTVYLTVERYNPILDAPVGCPPEKATCMNGECIEKNQVCDGTYDCSDASDETGCSRANSCEPNEFRCANRKCVAKTWRCDGENDCGDNSDEQECATMPPDAPCRFHEFQCKIGQCIPKSYQCDNHPDCFDNSDEIGCSKPTVVQSPPPRMHLSTGSIFNITCRAVGIPMPLVVWRLNWGHIPDKCTTTSVNGYGVLTCPGIEVRDSGAYSCEVINSMGTQFASPDTILVVDGTDVCPSGYFNSKATRQEDCINCFCFGVSTQCSSADLYIYSLPPPVTSLHVVGVTGPWIGEREIDVTPYQAHDIIATKFGIKVRLADSIRETAFYALPREYLGNQLKSYGGFLTYDLEYVGGGPLNQAPDVLVFGNGYKLSHKIRGPITSESLHQVKVEFHVGEWYKDDGRRATREELMMVLANIDNFLIKIKFTDNQPEVQLRNIRLDSAATIDRGLGSATLVEQCRCPVGYSGLSCEECADGYVREETGTWLGRCVKAQTPCPAGTYLPPGELSCVTCPCPGGPYGTNYGYSCYVAADGEVACNCKPGYAGRRCEQCAPGFTGNPLVPGDICREQPTSDCDPQGTRTVGPDGRCICKNNVLGRRCDQCAPNTFYLNPETPNGCIHCFCMGVARQCMSSNYYRDTIQSTLYRDRSDFDIVYNYDDPQLGDPQSIQASSYETVFRNIQHDDTEVYYWSLPTRFVGDKITSYGGVLNYTIRYTPQPGSAMSRNSAPDVVIKSDNDITILHFRKDEIRPNTPQSYSVPLLENQWQRSDGKEVNREHLLMTLADVSYIFIKATYTTTTEEAALSHVSLDIAVPRESGQTSGRAYEVEMCQCPQGYKGLSCEDCAQGYMRSDQGLYLGLCEPCQCNGHSNDCDPITGVCINCEHNTKGDNCELCIDGRGNATGGTPYDCTGSSDLTGCDQCDSRGFVSCSNNQCQCKSNVIGGPCDRCRPGTFDLQTENPEGCTSCFCFGASDTCAASRLYREEIPMIIFSDHFRITLNENQLIADHEELATDIPTNTVSYQVLDDRTLYWSLPSQFIGNQIHSYGGTLSYKLSTEDRGDYVRDSDVIIRGNGLTLTWQNDNEDHSSVVVPFIAGAWMNGYQYATREDILTALANLEFILVRATTHQSTTSTHISDIILQTAVTQRTVLGTADHIEVCRCPPGYTGSSCESCDVMHYRETVQGGRPGVCRRCPCSEHAESCSEDAYRRLTCHCLPGYTGEMCDIPEAPVTPDSPTISVVVTAPTLQIVEVGQTVYINCTGRHVISNLPIVVRWFKLDGRLSERAHTDRGTLVITNTQVDDSGVYVCRGEKGEEVVEQRVSITVSYSRRPEVNFYPSSLDVEEYTTAQVTCEATGSPPPIIVWERIDALGRSTVLLTPENSGVLRFGSIRKADEGQYRCTARNKDGEDSKTLIVRVREQAVYPPPITEISIIPQSYTGRPGDSVEFRCIGDGQISWRKEYTMWLPPSAIVRGHILSIENAREDDSGQYVCTALHPTGQQFTTVANLTIIEHEARSYPKIRPLEQSHLLIENADLYLACDATGSPLPTVKWTKLHDAFDPNVQQIGNQLRILGAKQYNRGVYVCVAENSEGTDQISTIIEIDQRQAPIVELHPKGPQTIRIGESAMLSCRSVAGIPTPVVRWVRLDNKPLPLNVDDKYPGTIIIRNAAIEDGGSYQCIGENIAGSTSATAVLNVHQPPEVTIEPAMDTLEVTEGDELTLTCRAIGFPAPTVQWIAPNMGAPNHFGARPSQRSPVVIQKFEVKPNDAGMYRCLANSSAGQDEHFIRVIVKGKRGDVGPHDRDYPGHSGSIYPQDPSRIRPGEGDTAHHTYTVNVGQRAQLSCEVEDSYRMTTWRRTDGYPLPHSANLTGGTLVIERTEPDAAGTYECVMLDTEVPFIIALTQVVVLDVPMITFSPAMPIVVKSGENVVIFCNATGEGPIQVFWHGINYTPLPHTVRGEGPHLLFAPITQRDAGKYYCTATNVNGNVTKAAEVIVNRNEIVDRQPMYDQVQEVYEGDKVTLDCHVPDQMRMQGIQFMWRRENGQISPNAHYHDGRLTLRDIHTSDAGRYICEMLLPNQSITQSYVDVRIKSEYRRRRHRPHREYPIRNPGGY